Proteins from a single region of Paramormyrops kingsleyae isolate MSU_618 chromosome 9, PKINGS_0.4, whole genome shotgun sequence:
- the cd79a gene encoding B-cell antigen receptor complex-associated protein alpha chain isoform X2, which translates to MIAKVILFFCCWVAVSLGNTSKVTPKKDRPSLLVEVSRTAILECCFDGNDVKPIWICNVATKNATNPERRVNETSEIKQEAGKVGCHTLKFSNVKLTDTGFYQCLVNDSSIYSHGTFLQVYRPLRKFLNLSESAKNKILMFEGILLLFCVIMPGVMLIKKTKRHHQLEKIKYKKEEENIYEGLNIDECSSAYHQIQRSQVQGPYQDVDNIKGEEIQLEKP; encoded by the exons CTGTCAGCCTTGGAAATACGTCTAAGGTCACGCCCAAGAAGGACAGACCTTCTCTACTAGTCGAGGTGTCCAGAACAGCCATATTAGAGTGCTGCTTTGATGGGAATGATGTGAAGCCAATATGGATTTGCAATGTTGCCACAAAAAATGCCACCAACCCAGAGCGCCGTGTAAACGAAACCAGTGAAATCAAGCAAGAGGCAGGAAAAGTGGGCTGCCACACACTGAAATTCTCAAATGTCAAACTGACGGATACAGGCTTTTACCAGTGCCTTGTCAATGACTCCAGCATATATTCCCATGGCACCTTCCTGCAGGTTTACA GGCCTCTAAGGAAGTTCCTGAACCTCAGCGAGAGTGCTAAGAACAAGATACTTATGTTTGAGGGtattttgctgctgttctgtgTGATCATGCCAGGAGTTATGCTGATCAAGAAG ACAAAGAGGCACCACCAGCTGGAGAAGATAAAGTACAAAAAGGAAGAAGAGAACATTTATGAG GGCCTGAATATCGACGAGTGCAGCTCCGCTTACCACCAGATTCAGCGATCTCAGGTGCAAGGACCCTACCAGGATGTGGATAACATTAAGGGAGAAGAGATTCAGCTGGAGAAGCCGTAA